In a genomic window of Immundisolibacter sp.:
- the prsK gene encoding XrtA/PEP-CTERM system histidine kinase PrsK: MNFESAIYAVAALASLAPVAVGRRGIVPARGWLWLACALSALWALVLVVSARQPQLDLKAWPYFAELARTAGWQAFLIGLLRHELQRESASRRALNTLLSIAVVLWASAATAMLVPLRLLPGPLLALLVLAVFGLVLLEQSYRHAGSGERWRLKFAWLGLGALFASDLYLYSEAALFGSVNPSVWAARGIVSAVATGLVAISVLRMGRHLDTVTVSRQFLFRSTALLVAGAYLLFVSAAGYYIQHFQGSWAGALAAAFVVCSLVLLVGVLTSGRFRAWLKVKLAKHFFRYKFDYREEWLRFNAMLADPQSKAVPRERAIRALADLVDSPAGLLWSCGSHNVYRLTANWNGGHLGLLPLPAGHALIGFLRERRWIIDVGEAQLQAEGYQGLRWPDWWPEIKRPWLVLPLMEQDNLRGFVVLAQPRSTRELNWEDRDLLHAAAQQIAGYVALLEASDALMSSRQFDAFNRLSAYLAHDLKNVSAQLGLVSANAARHKSNPAFIDDALSTVANARQRMDRLLDQLRKATPVLQPTVVACDLSALLQQVVAGCADRLPAPILDLPSAALHVEASPDRLSTVLANLIHNGQEASSAEGYVAVSLRRHGEFARIVVEDRGCGMDEAFLREKLFRPFATTKGNAGMGIGMYETRDYIESLGGVLDINSQPAEGTRVAVLLPLSETAVVSQADSVGEVNVGNA, encoded by the coding sequence ATGAACTTCGAATCCGCCATCTATGCCGTGGCCGCATTGGCCAGTCTGGCTCCGGTGGCAGTCGGTCGTCGCGGTATCGTGCCGGCACGCGGTTGGTTGTGGCTGGCCTGTGCGTTGTCAGCGCTGTGGGCGCTGGTGCTTGTAGTCAGTGCGCGGCAGCCGCAGCTTGACCTGAAAGCCTGGCCTTATTTCGCAGAACTGGCCCGTACTGCCGGTTGGCAGGCGTTTCTGATCGGTCTGCTAAGGCATGAGTTGCAGCGGGAATCCGCATCCCGCCGGGCGCTCAATACGCTGCTCTCAATTGCCGTGGTGCTGTGGGCCAGCGCGGCGACCGCGATGCTGGTGCCGCTCAGGCTGCTGCCAGGACCGCTGCTGGCTCTTCTGGTTCTGGCGGTGTTCGGTCTGGTCCTGCTCGAACAGAGCTATCGCCATGCCGGAAGTGGCGAGCGTTGGCGGCTGAAGTTCGCCTGGCTGGGGCTGGGCGCGTTGTTTGCCAGCGATTTGTACCTTTATTCGGAGGCGGCGCTGTTTGGCAGCGTCAACCCATCCGTATGGGCGGCGCGCGGCATCGTCAGCGCTGTTGCAACTGGCCTGGTGGCGATCAGCGTGCTGAGGATGGGTCGGCACCTGGACACTGTTACGGTGTCGCGACAGTTTCTGTTCCGGTCTACGGCTTTACTGGTTGCCGGCGCCTACCTTCTGTTTGTCTCGGCGGCTGGTTATTACATCCAGCATTTCCAGGGCAGCTGGGCTGGAGCGCTCGCCGCCGCCTTTGTGGTTTGCTCACTGGTGTTGCTCGTTGGCGTCCTGACCTCGGGCCGCTTTCGGGCGTGGCTGAAGGTCAAACTCGCGAAGCATTTTTTTCGCTATAAATTCGATTACCGGGAGGAGTGGCTCCGGTTCAATGCCATGCTTGCCGATCCCCAGTCGAAAGCAGTGCCGCGAGAACGGGCGATCCGTGCGTTGGCGGACTTGGTGGACAGCCCGGCTGGCCTGCTGTGGAGTTGCGGATCCCACAATGTGTATCGCCTGACCGCCAATTGGAACGGGGGCCATCTAGGCTTGCTCCCTCTACCGGCCGGGCATGCACTGATCGGTTTCCTGCGCGAGCGCAGGTGGATTATCGATGTAGGCGAGGCGCAGCTGCAGGCTGAGGGTTATCAGGGTCTGCGGTGGCCTGATTGGTGGCCGGAAATCAAGCGGCCGTGGCTGGTATTGCCGCTGATGGAGCAGGACAACCTGCGCGGTTTCGTGGTCTTGGCGCAGCCGCGCTCGACGCGGGAACTCAATTGGGAAGATCGTGACCTGCTGCATGCCGCCGCGCAGCAGATCGCCGGCTATGTGGCTTTGCTTGAGGCCTCGGACGCGTTGATGAGCAGTCGTCAGTTTGATGCTTTCAACCGTCTGTCTGCCTATCTGGCGCACGATCTGAAGAACGTCTCGGCCCAGCTTGGGCTGGTAAGCGCCAATGCCGCTCGACACAAGTCGAACCCGGCTTTCATCGACGATGCCCTGAGCACGGTCGCCAACGCCAGACAACGCATGGATCGGCTACTGGATCAATTGCGCAAAGCAACGCCGGTATTGCAACCGACAGTTGTGGCTTGCGATCTGTCGGCTTTGTTGCAACAGGTCGTCGCGGGTTGTGCCGACCGTTTGCCGGCGCCGATATTGGATTTGCCATCGGCTGCGCTGCACGTCGAGGCCAGTCCTGATCGTCTGTCCACGGTGCTGGCCAATCTCATTCACAATGGGCAGGAGGCGAGTTCAGCCGAGGGGTACGTCGCCGTTTCGCTCCGTCGTCACGGGGAGTTTGCCCGCATCGTGGTAGAAGACCGTGGTTGTGGCATGGATGAGGCATTCTTGCGCGAGAAATTATTTCGACCGTTTGCCACCACCAAGGGCAATGCGGGCATGGGCATCGGTATGTATGAAACACGCGATTACATCGAGAGTCTGGGGGGTGTCCTGGACATAAACAGTCAGCCTGCCGAGGGCACCCGTGTCGCGGTGTTGCTTCCCTTGTCGGAGACTGCGGTTGTTTCGCAGGCAGACAGCGTTGGGGAGGTCAATGTCGGAAACGCCTAG
- a CDS encoding TIGR03013 family XrtA/PEP-CTERM system glycosyltransferase — MFGVFGHHVPRSLLLLLLLEALTLLFSFELARAWSSAHTLADVFDSLGKDGLLPAAILLGSMQLAGLHDDHAVEGLLGMSLRLAGAFAVGVLGLVALVLAGVNVSDNGRWIASGMVLALGLITVERLCLFRWMFFDRFRRRVIVLGNGVRAQEVERLIDELPSGKRFRLLGYLAETPDATRPMRSSRPVWYLPEEGQLLDFVRRHNVGEIVVAVRERRGKLPVQQLLECKLNDIRVNDVSSFMEREAGEIRLDSLNASWLIFHDGFLRGGFGSFLKRLVDICASLALLVPALPLMALAALAIKLEDGGAVLFTQVRVGQHGRTFQLRKLRSMRVDAEAHGACWAAENDRRVTRVGGFIRKTRIDELPQIINVLRGEMSFVGPRPERPEFVSELTREIPFFGARHSVKPGITGWAQVRYPYGASIKDSRRKLEYDLYYIKNYSIFLDALILLHTVRVVLSGRGAR; from the coding sequence TTGTTTGGTGTTTTTGGTCATCACGTCCCGCGCAGCCTGTTGCTGTTGCTGTTACTCGAGGCACTGACGCTGCTGTTCAGTTTCGAGCTTGCGCGTGCCTGGTCGTCAGCTCATACGCTGGCGGATGTCTTCGATTCCCTCGGCAAGGACGGTTTGCTGCCGGCTGCGATATTGCTGGGAAGTATGCAGCTCGCCGGGCTGCATGACGATCATGCCGTGGAAGGGCTGCTGGGCATGAGCTTGCGTTTGGCCGGTGCCTTCGCCGTGGGCGTGCTCGGACTTGTGGCCCTGGTTCTGGCCGGGGTTAACGTCAGCGATAACGGTCGCTGGATAGCAAGCGGCATGGTGCTGGCGCTGGGGTTGATCACCGTTGAGCGGCTGTGTCTGTTCCGGTGGATGTTTTTTGATCGATTCCGGCGGCGTGTGATCGTGTTGGGCAATGGCGTTCGGGCGCAGGAAGTCGAACGGCTGATTGATGAGCTACCAAGCGGCAAGCGGTTTCGGCTGCTGGGTTATCTGGCCGAAACGCCGGATGCAACGCGTCCAATGCGTAGTTCCAGGCCGGTCTGGTACCTGCCGGAGGAAGGACAGCTGCTGGACTTTGTCCGTCGTCACAATGTCGGTGAAATCGTCGTGGCAGTGCGCGAACGGCGCGGCAAGCTGCCGGTACAGCAGTTGCTCGAATGCAAATTGAACGATATCCGGGTGAATGATGTGTCGAGCTTCATGGAGCGCGAGGCCGGGGAAATTCGGCTCGATTCCCTGAATGCCAGCTGGCTGATCTTCCACGACGGTTTTCTGCGCGGAGGGTTCGGCAGCTTCCTGAAGCGTTTGGTGGACATTTGCGCCAGTTTGGCCTTGCTGGTTCCAGCGCTACCTCTGATGGCTTTGGCAGCGCTTGCCATCAAGCTTGAAGATGGGGGAGCCGTGTTGTTCACCCAGGTGCGGGTGGGTCAGCATGGCCGGACCTTTCAACTGCGTAAGCTACGCAGCATGCGCGTGGACGCCGAAGCGCATGGTGCCTGTTGGGCAGCCGAGAACGACCGTCGGGTTACCCGAGTGGGCGGCTTTATCCGCAAAACTCGCATTGACGAATTACCCCAAATTATCAATGTGTTGCGTGGTGAAATGAGCTTTGTCGGGCCACGCCCCGAGCGCCCGGAGTTCGTCAGCGAGCTGACCCGCGAAATACCGTTCTTCGGCGCCCGTCACAGCGTGAAACCAGGCATAACCGGCTGGGCTCAGGTCCGCTACCCGTACGGAGCATCGATAAAGGATAGCCGGCGCAAGCTGGAGTACGATCTGTACTACATCAAAAATTATTCCATCTTTCTCGATGCGCTTATCCTGCTACATACGGTCCGGGTGGTGCTGTCAGGCCGCGGCGCCCGTTGA